The following are encoded in a window of Caldicellulosiruptor danielii genomic DNA:
- a CDS encoding 4Fe-4S double cluster binding domain-containing protein, whose protein sequence is MILKDLKEMLIKEGASDVGISNIHEYLPAELKMFKTCITVVVRLSDAIVNEIVDSPTFTYYHHYKAVNNLIDLLTLKGVLFLESKGYFAMSVATSQSVHGKDNGFSGVLSHKIGAVLSGMGFIGKNNLFVHNRFGPRVRLGTILTTYEPEEKIENHIIEPQCGQCNLCIISCPAQALRGSTWYLGIDRNDMIDPHACSTYMKEKFKYIGRGQVCGICMRVCPYGSEVKR, encoded by the coding sequence ATGATCTTAAAAGATCTAAAGGAAATGCTAATTAAAGAAGGTGCAAGTGATGTTGGTATTTCAAATATACATGAATACCTTCCGGCTGAACTAAAAATGTTTAAAACTTGCATAACTGTGGTTGTGAGGCTTTCTGACGCTATTGTAAATGAAATTGTGGATTCTCCCACATTTACATATTACCACCATTACAAGGCAGTAAATAACCTCATTGATCTTTTGACATTAAAAGGAGTATTATTTTTAGAGTCGAAAGGCTATTTTGCAATGAGCGTTGCAACATCCCAAAGTGTCCATGGCAAAGACAATGGGTTTTCAGGAGTTTTATCTCACAAAATAGGAGCAGTTTTGTCTGGCATGGGGTTTATAGGGAAAAACAACCTTTTTGTTCACAATAGATTTGGTCCGAGGGTAAGGCTTGGAACAATACTTACAACATATGAACCAGAAGAAAAGATTGAAAATCATATAATAGAGCCTCAATGCGGACAGTGCAATCTCTGTATTATAAGCTGTCCAGCACAGGCACTTCGTGGCAGCACATGGTACTTGGGTATTGATAGAAATGATATGATAGACCCCCATGCATGTAGCACTTACATGAAAGAAAAGTTTAAGTATATAGGACGTGGCCAGGTTTGTGGTATATGCATGAGGGTCTGTCCTTACGGAAGTGAGGTCAAAAGATAG
- the rpsI gene encoding 30S ribosomal protein S9, protein MAQIRYYATGRRKTSVAKVWLSPGNGKIIVNDKSMEEYFPLETLRIIVKQPLTLTETLNKYDVIAKVQGGGLSGQAGAVRHGIARALVLADPTLRPVLKKAGFLTRDPRMVERKKYGLKKARRAPQFSKR, encoded by the coding sequence GTGGCACAGATTAGATATTATGCAACTGGTAGAAGGAAAACTTCTGTTGCAAAGGTTTGGCTTTCACCTGGAAATGGTAAGATTATTGTGAACGATAAGAGCATGGAAGAGTATTTCCCACTTGAGACATTGAGAATTATTGTAAAGCAGCCACTAACTCTTACAGAGACTTTGAACAAGTACGATGTTATTGCAAAGGTACAAGGTGGCGGGCTTTCTGGTCAAGCAGGTGCTGTAAGACATGGTATTGCAAGAGCTTTAGTGCTTGCAGACCCAACTTTAAGACCAGTTTTGAAGAAAGCAGGATTTCTCACAAGAGACCCACGTATGGTGGAGAGAAAGAAGTACGGTCTCAAGAAAGCAAGAAGAGCACCCCAGTTCTCAAAAAGATAA
- the rplM gene encoding 50S ribosomal protein L13, translated as MKTYLAKPNEVPKKWYVIDATGKPLGRLAAKIAVILRGKHKPQFTPNVDTGDYVIVVNAEKVVLTGKKLDKDGYRYHTKYPGGLKFIPYRRLLEKHPEKAIEVAVRGMLPKNRLRDRFMRKLKVYRGPNHPHAAQKPEVLEI; from the coding sequence ATGAAGACATACCTTGCAAAGCCAAATGAAGTTCCAAAGAAGTGGTATGTGATAGATGCAACAGGAAAACCGCTTGGAAGACTTGCAGCTAAAATTGCTGTGATTTTGAGAGGAAAACATAAACCCCAGTTTACACCTAATGTTGACACCGGAGACTATGTGATTGTGGTAAATGCTGAAAAGGTTGTTTTAACAGGTAAAAAGCTTGACAAGGACGGATACAGATATCATACAAAGTATCCAGGTGGACTCAAGTTCATACCATATCGCAGACTTCTTGAAAAGCATCCAGAAAAGGCAATTGAGGTTGCAGTACGTGGCATGCTTCCTAAAAATAGGCTGAGAGACAGGTTCATGAGAAAGCTAAAAGTCTATAGAGGACCAAATCATCCACATGCTGCACAAAAACCAGAAGTGCTGGAAATATAG
- a CDS encoding YitT family protein, whose product MLKKIFRIIYEYIAITLGSLLVALSLNLFLVPNKIAAGGFSGIATVVYYVSHYKLPVGMTMLALNIPAFIWGVKTIGVDFGVKSVYGTIVLSVLTDLTTFLPCITYDKLLASVFGGALMGLGLAIVLLYGATTGGTEMLARIIHKFISFISVGQILLGLDVAVIAMASIVFKNYELGLWAVLTLFACSKVMDAILEGVNFAKALIIISDKSDIIAEKILKELDRGVTGLHGIGMWTRTEKNVLLCVVKRHEVSRVKNLVKSIDQKAFVILTDVREVLGEGFSV is encoded by the coding sequence ATGCTAAAAAAGATTTTCAGAATTATTTACGAATATATTGCTATAACACTTGGTTCACTGTTGGTTGCACTGTCTTTAAACCTTTTTCTTGTTCCAAATAAGATTGCAGCTGGTGGATTTTCTGGTATTGCAACAGTTGTATATTATGTTTCTCACTACAAACTTCCTGTCGGTATGACAATGCTTGCTTTGAATATTCCTGCTTTTATTTGGGGTGTGAAGACAATTGGAGTAGATTTTGGAGTAAAGAGTGTGTACGGTACAATAGTTCTTTCAGTTTTGACAGACCTGACAACTTTTTTGCCATGTATTACATATGATAAACTACTTGCTTCAGTTTTTGGTGGAGCGCTAATGGGACTGGGACTTGCCATTGTACTTTTATACGGGGCAACAACTGGTGGAACTGAGATGCTTGCAAGGATTATTCATAAATTTATCTCCTTTATCTCAGTTGGACAGATTCTTTTAGGACTTGATGTTGCTGTAATTGCAATGGCTTCTATAGTATTTAAAAACTATGAGCTTGGACTTTGGGCAGTTTTGACTCTTTTTGCATGTTCAAAGGTAATGGATGCTATCTTAGAAGGTGTCAACTTTGCAAAAGCACTTATAATAATCTCTGACAAATCAGACATAATCGCAGAGAAGATTCTAAAAGAGCTTGACAGAGGTGTTACAGGTCTTCATGGCATTGGCATGTGGACAAGGACAGAGAAAAACGTGCTGCTTTGTGTTGTCAAAAGACATGAGGTAAGCCGTGTTAAGAATCTTGTAAAAAGCATTGACCAGAAAGCGTTTGTGATTTTAACAGATGTTCGTGAGGTTTTAGGTGAAGGTTTTTCTGTTTGA
- a CDS encoding glycerate kinase, translated as MKYLVAPDKYKGSFDAFVASEIIKEAIVEVDKSAEVFQLPLADGGEGTLTALCKIFGAKIEEVEVNDPLFRKIKSRIGFFEDKAIIEMAECSGLLLLKDEERNPLYTTTYGVGELIKYAISKKVKEIIIGIGGSATNDAGVGMLNSLGMKFLDENGEELKPIGENLVKIKKIDDSEFLKDALKVKFTVLCDVTNPLYGENGAAYVFAPQKGADENAVKLLDMGLRNFANVAKEYLGKDLSLSSGAGAAGGLGFALLAFLNAQYVSGIDYILSASNAEEHVKWADIIITGEGRFDRQSLSGKSTIGIARLGVKLGKMVIVISGSIDCPFEEYSKEGITSIFSIVDMASSLDRCLKEAPRLLKETTKSIVNLILRAKNL; from the coding sequence TTGAAATATTTGGTTGCGCCGGATAAATATAAAGGGTCATTTGACGCCTTTGTTGCATCTGAGATAATAAAAGAAGCTATCGTTGAGGTTGACAAAAGCGCAGAAGTTTTTCAGCTTCCGCTTGCCGACGGTGGAGAAGGGACCCTGACAGCTCTGTGTAAAATCTTTGGTGCCAAAATAGAAGAGGTTGAGGTAAATGACCCTCTTTTCAGGAAGATAAAAAGCAGGATAGGATTTTTTGAAGACAAAGCAATCATTGAAATGGCAGAATGTTCAGGACTTCTTCTTTTAAAAGACGAAGAAAGAAATCCCCTTTATACAACAACATACGGTGTTGGTGAGCTCATCAAGTACGCAATTTCAAAGAAAGTGAAAGAAATCATCATTGGCATTGGTGGGTCTGCAACAAATGATGCTGGAGTAGGGATGCTAAATAGCCTTGGTATGAAATTTCTGGACGAAAATGGAGAAGAGTTAAAACCAATTGGTGAAAACTTGGTAAAAATAAAAAAAATTGATGATTCAGAATTTTTGAAAGATGCTCTCAAGGTAAAATTTACAGTTTTGTGTGATGTTACAAATCCACTTTATGGAGAAAACGGTGCAGCGTATGTGTTTGCACCCCAAAAAGGGGCAGACGAAAATGCTGTAAAGCTTCTTGATATGGGACTTAGGAATTTTGCAAATGTTGCCAAAGAGTATCTCGGAAAAGATTTATCGCTTTCAAGCGGAGCTGGTGCTGCAGGGGGATTAGGATTTGCACTTTTGGCTTTTTTGAACGCTCAGTATGTATCGGGAATAGATTATATACTCAGCGCTTCAAATGCAGAAGAACATGTCAAGTGGGCAGACATTATTATCACTGGCGAAGGAAGATTTGACAGGCAAAGCCTATCTGGAAAATCTACAATTGGAATTGCAAGACTTGGGGTTAAGCTTGGCAAGATGGTAATTGTTATTTCAGGGTCTATTGATTGTCCTTTTGAAGAATATTCAAAAGAAGGCATAACTTCAATTTTCTCTATCGTTGATATGGCATCATCGCTTGACAGATGCTTAAAAGAAGCACCACGGCTTTTGAAAGAAACTACAAAGAGCATTGTGAATTTGATTTTAAGGGCAAAAAATCTTTAA
- a CDS encoding glycosyltransferase — MKVLHLISGGDTGGAKTHIINLCSKLKNLVQLKIICFMYGPFYDEVKNASIDIDVIPQRSRFDLSVVDKLYHLIEEEGYDIIHCHGARANFIGMFLKRKVKNKPFITTIHSDFDLDFQDVFYKRIIFSYLNKVSLKRFDYFISVGSALISKIKSLGVDDKRIFLLYNGFDFAKEISFEEKDTFLSRYMDKSVYQSNTIVGNLSRLYKVKGLDVFIKAANLVVKDNPNVIFLIGGSGPQREFLQNMINEFKLNNKVFLLGNIKNPYDFFNTIDINVISSYSETFPYSILEATALEKCCISSKVGSVPDLIEDGENGFLFEVGDYKELAKKIETLLNNKELITTFGKRLSQKAKEKFSAENMAKMQFEIYKKITQKR; from the coding sequence ATGAAGGTCTTGCATTTAATAAGCGGTGGGGATACCGGGGGCGCAAAAACACATATCATAAATCTCTGTTCAAAATTAAAAAACCTGGTTCAGCTGAAGATAATTTGCTTTATGTATGGACCATTTTATGATGAGGTAAAGAATGCTTCAATTGACATAGATGTTATTCCCCAGCGTTCACGATTTGATTTAAGTGTTGTTGACAAGCTTTATCATCTGATAGAAGAGGAAGGATATGATATAATTCACTGCCATGGGGCAAGGGCAAACTTTATCGGAATGTTCCTCAAAAGGAAGGTTAAAAATAAACCTTTTATAACAACAATACATAGTGACTTTGACTTGGATTTTCAGGATGTGTTTTATAAAAGGATTATTTTTTCGTACTTGAACAAGGTCTCACTAAAAAGATTTGACTATTTTATATCTGTTGGATCTGCCTTAATTAGCAAGATTAAAAGCTTAGGAGTAGATGACAAGAGAATTTTTCTTTTATACAACGGATTTGACTTTGCCAAAGAGATAAGCTTTGAAGAAAAAGATACATTTTTGTCAAGGTATATGGACAAATCTGTATATCAATCTAATACAATTGTGGGAAATTTAAGCAGGTTATATAAAGTGAAGGGATTGGACGTTTTCATTAAAGCTGCAAACTTGGTTGTCAAAGATAATCCTAATGTGATTTTTCTAATTGGTGGCAGTGGTCCTCAGAGGGAATTTCTTCAAAATATGATAAATGAGTTTAAATTAAATAATAAAGTTTTTTTGCTTGGGAATATAAAAAATCCTTATGACTTTTTCAACACAATAGATATAAATGTAATTAGTTCATATTCAGAGACATTCCCATACTCAATCTTAGAGGCAACAGCTCTTGAAAAATGCTGTATCTCAAGCAAAGTTGGTTCTGTCCCAGACCTTATTGAAGATGGTGAAAATGGCTTTTTGTTTGAGGTAGGAGATTATAAAGAACTTGCCAAAAAAATAGAAACTCTTTTGAATAACAAAGAGCTTATTACGACTTTTGGTAAAAGACTTTCTCAAAAAGCAAAAGAAAAATTCTCTGCTGAGAACATGGCAAAAATGCAATTTGAGATTTACAAAAAGATTACGCAAAAAAGATAA
- a CDS encoding P-II family nitrogen regulator: protein MKKIEAIIREEKLNDLKECLEKEGIYGMTVMRVKGRGIQRGITLQWRAGSYTVDLLPKVLVMMVVSDEQFEKVIDIILDCCSTGNPGDGKIFVSEVSEVIRISSKERNVKI from the coding sequence ATGAAAAAAATAGAAGCTATTATCAGGGAAGAAAAGCTAAATGACCTCAAGGAGTGCTTAGAAAAAGAAGGAATCTATGGTATGACAGTTATGAGAGTAAAAGGAAGAGGTATCCAACGAGGAATTACTCTGCAGTGGAGGGCAGGGTCGTACACAGTAGACCTATTGCCAAAGGTGTTGGTTATGATGGTTGTAAGTGATGAGCAATTTGAAAAGGTTATAGATATTATTCTTGATTGCTGTTCAACAGGGAATCCAGGTGATGGAAAGATTTTTGTCTCAGAGGTAAGTGAGGTTATAAGAATTAGTAGCAAAGAAAGGAATGTAAAGATTTAG
- a CDS encoding ammonium transporter, whose amino-acid sequence MNYADVVWVLISTALVMLMTPAVGLFYGGMVRRKNLLSTITMSALTLGIISIEWVLVGYSMAFGPDKFGLIGTLDWAGLKNVGYKPNPDYAATIPHLLFMAFQMMFAVITPALIVGAYVERIKFSSYILFTLLWAIFVYNPVAHWVWAKGGWLKNLGALDFAGGTVVHITAGVSALALSLVLRPRKDFGKVQMEPNNIPLTLLGAFLLWFGWFGFNGGSSLAANEIGVNAFVVTNVAAASAAVSWMIISWLYKKPSAIGIATGAVVGLVAITPASGYVNALSAIVIGAVASIISFYFIRLRERLKLDETLDVWACHGMGGTWGALATGIFASKAVNPGGNNGLIFGNFKLFLVQLISVAVVWAFSFVITFIIAKILDKTVGLSVTYEEETVGLDISQHGEEAYGGI is encoded by the coding sequence ATGAATTATGCAGACGTTGTATGGGTACTCATTTCAACTGCTCTGGTTATGCTGATGACACCAGCAGTAGGTCTTTTTTATGGTGGGATGGTCAGAAGAAAAAACCTTCTTTCCACAATTACCATGTCAGCACTGACCTTAGGAATAATTAGCATTGAATGGGTACTGGTTGGCTACAGCATGGCGTTTGGCCCTGATAAATTCGGTTTGATTGGAACCTTAGATTGGGCAGGACTCAAGAATGTGGGGTATAAGCCAAATCCTGACTATGCAGCAACAATCCCACACCTTTTGTTTATGGCATTTCAAATGATGTTTGCTGTAATTACCCCGGCTTTGATTGTAGGAGCCTATGTAGAAAGAATCAAATTTAGCAGTTATATACTCTTTACACTGCTATGGGCTATATTTGTATACAACCCTGTTGCGCATTGGGTGTGGGCAAAAGGTGGATGGCTTAAGAACTTAGGTGCTTTAGATTTCGCTGGTGGAACTGTTGTGCATATTACTGCTGGTGTCTCTGCTTTAGCGCTGTCACTTGTGCTAAGACCAAGAAAGGATTTTGGCAAAGTTCAGATGGAACCCAACAATATTCCACTTACATTACTTGGTGCGTTTTTGCTTTGGTTTGGCTGGTTTGGGTTCAATGGTGGAAGCAGCTTAGCTGCAAACGAGATTGGTGTCAACGCATTTGTTGTAACAAATGTAGCTGCTGCCTCTGCTGCAGTTTCCTGGATGATTATAAGCTGGCTTTATAAAAAACCAAGCGCAATTGGGATTGCAACAGGTGCGGTTGTTGGGCTTGTTGCGATAACACCTGCATCAGGTTATGTAAATGCTCTTTCAGCAATTGTAATAGGAGCAGTTGCATCTATAATCTCGTTCTACTTTATAAGACTTCGCGAAAGACTAAAACTTGATGAGACTTTGGATGTATGGGCTTGTCATGGCATGGGTGGAACTTGGGGGGCGCTTGCGACAGGCATATTTGCAAGCAAGGCGGTAAACCCTGGCGGCAATAACGGTTTGATATTTGGAAACTTTAAGCTATTTTTAGTACAATTAATTTCTGTAGCTGTTGTGTGGGCTTTCTCTTTTGTAATTACATTCATAATAGCGAAAATTCTTGACAAGACAGTTGGACTTTCTGTCACATATGAAGAGGAGACAGTTGGTCTTGACATATCCCAGCATGGCGAAGAGGCTTATGGCGGAATTTAA
- the radA gene encoding DNA repair protein RadA, with protein MVYVCQECGYRTSKWLGRCPNCSSWDTLVGEYVEDKKKEVTKPQKSSLTPLKLSDVATEEERFLCGIDELDSVLGGGFVKGELILLGGEPGIGKSTLLLQVGSILSKKMKVLYVSGEEGANQLKLRAQRLKINGDIDILCETNFELVERLILDLKPEFIIIDSIQTMYLPDNQSAPGSVTQVRDVTIKLLKLAKSLKITIVIVGHVTKDGLIAGPRVLEHMVDCVLYFEGERFNTFRIIRAYKNRFGPTNQLGIFEMTDSGLVEVKNPSSLFLESSFNVEGVAIYSAIEGTRAILLEIQALTTPTSFGTPRRTVTGIDYNRCVMLCAVLEKKVGLPLNVQDIYVNVAGGFKVTEPAADLAIVCAIASSYKGVPIGDNVLIGEVGLTGEIRAVSNIEKRLNEAKKLGFEKAIIPKRNSENLSSDFGMKIYAMSNIEEVFDFIF; from the coding sequence ATGGTATATGTGTGTCAGGAATGTGGCTACAGGACCTCAAAGTGGCTTGGAAGATGTCCAAATTGCTCAAGTTGGGACACGTTAGTGGGAGAATACGTAGAGGATAAGAAAAAAGAGGTTACAAAACCTCAAAAAAGTAGTTTAACACCTTTAAAACTCTCAGATGTCGCAACAGAAGAAGAGAGGTTTTTATGTGGAATTGATGAGCTTGACAGTGTCCTTGGTGGAGGTTTTGTCAAAGGTGAGTTGATTTTGCTTGGCGGTGAGCCAGGAATAGGAAAGTCAACCTTGCTCTTGCAGGTTGGAAGTATATTGAGCAAGAAAATGAAGGTATTGTATGTCTCAGGTGAAGAAGGGGCAAACCAGTTAAAACTACGAGCCCAGAGATTAAAAATAAATGGCGATATTGATATTTTGTGTGAGACAAACTTTGAGCTTGTTGAAAGGTTGATTTTAGACCTTAAGCCCGAGTTCATTATAATAGATTCAATTCAAACAATGTATCTTCCGGATAATCAATCAGCTCCGGGAAGTGTTACACAGGTAAGAGATGTGACAATAAAACTTTTGAAGCTTGCTAAAAGCTTAAAAATTACAATTGTAATTGTTGGACATGTTACAAAAGACGGACTTATTGCCGGACCAAGGGTTTTAGAGCATATGGTTGACTGTGTTTTATATTTTGAAGGTGAACGGTTTAATACATTTAGAATTATAAGAGCTTACAAAAACCGATTTGGACCAACAAACCAGCTTGGGATATTTGAGATGACCGATAGCGGGCTTGTTGAGGTAAAAAATCCTTCAAGTCTCTTTTTGGAGAGTAGCTTCAATGTAGAGGGAGTTGCTATTTACTCTGCAATTGAAGGGACGCGCGCTATTTTATTGGAGATTCAGGCACTGACCACCCCGACCTCTTTTGGTACTCCACGAAGAACTGTGACAGGAATTGACTATAACAGGTGTGTAATGCTTTGCGCAGTGCTTGAAAAAAAGGTTGGTCTTCCTTTAAATGTTCAGGATATATATGTAAATGTTGCAGGTGGATTTAAGGTTACAGAGCCTGCGGCAGACCTTGCAATAGTGTGTGCAATTGCTTCAAGTTATAAGGGTGTGCCAATTGGAGATAATGTATTAATAGGTGAAGTGGGCTTAACGGGCGAGATTAGAGCAGTAAGTAACATCGAAAAAAGGTTAAATGAAGCTAAAAAACTTGGATTTGAAAAGGCAATAATTCCAAAGAGGAACTCAGAAAATCTATCTTCAGATTTTGGAATGAAGATATATGCAATGTCAAATATAGAAGAAGTATTTGATTTTATATTTTAG
- a CDS encoding DUF1540 domain-containing protein: MPDRITCNVSDCMYWDNKRCTAPSIEVSVDGGGSTAHGTKEKTNCHTYTLRR; encoded by the coding sequence ATGCCAGATAGAATCACCTGTAATGTCTCTGATTGCATGTACTGGGACAACAAAAGATGTACAGCACCATCAATTGAAGTATCAGTTGATGGCGGCGGCTCTACAGCTCACGGCACAAAAGAAAAAACAAATTGCCACACATACACTTTAAGAAGATAA
- the csaB gene encoding polysaccharide pyruvyl transferase CsaB, with product MKNIVISGYYGQLNTGDEAILRVLVDKLKEYERKSNSSLNIVVLSSRPELTAKLYNVESVNRKKIPSVIKAIKRCDIFISGGGSLFQNETSNRSLYYYLFQIFLAKLFGKKVFIFSQGIGPIKRWYNILLFKHVIKLADYITVRDYDSFDFLHKLRIDKDIELSADPAFLLNPCCEQKIQKLLEEYKIDFSKKTIGIVVRKWKKEKNMTDKIAKIADILIENEGYNVVFIPFQGKWDIIKINEIVSKMKNRPYVLSEKLSAHELLGIFKKLDLVVGMRLHALVFAAKMGVRFIGISYDPKIDSFLKIYGFKPAGYVDSFDVNNVLINIQYMLSEGKVTKKIEEITKNMTQKAEKAFEILEDALSNIKKKDSINILGVRIDCVNFRKAKEKCLEFLNSSSPHIVFTPNVEMIMLAQKDEKFKKILNSSDLNVPDGIGVVWASKYFDEKLFERVTGFDLMMALMPELERHKKRVFLLGAKPSVAEKAKENLLKTFKNLSICGTHHGYFSQEENEKVIELINSSKADVVFVAMGMKKQEEWIYKNKKKLNCKLIMGVGGSLDVLSGEVKRAPRIFQKLGLEWFYRLITQPWRFKRMLALPKFVFVVLKTKLFGGR from the coding sequence ATGAAAAATATTGTTATATCAGGATATTATGGACAATTAAATACTGGTGATGAAGCAATTTTAAGGGTTTTGGTTGATAAACTGAAGGAGTATGAAAGAAAGAGCAATAGCAGTTTAAATATAGTTGTGTTGTCTTCAAGACCAGAGCTGACAGCAAAGCTTTATAATGTAGAGTCTGTCAACAGGAAAAAGATTCCTTCTGTTATAAAAGCAATTAAAAGATGTGATATTTTTATTTCTGGCGGGGGAAGTCTTTTTCAGAATGAGACAAGTAACAGAAGTCTTTATTATTACCTTTTTCAGATCTTTCTTGCAAAGCTTTTTGGCAAAAAGGTTTTTATTTTTTCTCAAGGAATTGGGCCCATTAAAAGGTGGTATAATATACTTCTTTTCAAACATGTAATAAAACTTGCAGATTATATTACAGTAAGAGATTATGACTCATTTGATTTTTTGCATAAGCTAAGGATAGATAAAGATATTGAACTTTCAGCAGACCCTGCCTTTTTGTTAAATCCTTGCTGCGAGCAAAAAATACAAAAACTTTTAGAAGAGTATAAAATAGACTTTAGTAAGAAGACCATAGGCATTGTGGTAAGAAAATGGAAAAAAGAAAAAAACATGACTGACAAAATTGCAAAGATTGCTGACATTCTTATAGAAAATGAAGGGTACAATGTTGTATTTATTCCTTTTCAAGGCAAGTGGGACATAATCAAGATAAATGAGATTGTCTCAAAGATGAAAAATAGGCCGTATGTACTGAGTGAAAAATTATCTGCTCATGAGCTTTTAGGGATTTTTAAGAAATTGGATTTAGTAGTTGGGATGAGGCTTCACGCTCTTGTGTTTGCAGCAAAGATGGGTGTTAGGTTCATTGGTATTTCCTATGACCCAAAGATTGACAGTTTTCTAAAAATATATGGATTTAAACCTGCAGGATATGTAGACAGTTTCGATGTAAACAATGTGTTGATCAACATTCAATATATGCTATCTGAGGGAAAAGTGACAAAAAAGATTGAAGAGATTACAAAAAACATGACTCAGAAAGCTGAAAAAGCCTTTGAGATATTAGAAGATGCCTTGAGTAATATTAAAAAGAAAGATAGCATAAACATCTTAGGTGTGAGGATTGATTGTGTAAACTTTAGAAAGGCAAAAGAAAAGTGTCTTGAGTTTTTAAATTCCTCATCACCTCATATTGTTTTTACTCCAAATGTAGAAATGATTATGCTTGCGCAAAAGGATGAGAAGTTTAAAAAGATTCTTAACTCAAGCGATTTAAATGTTCCAGATGGAATTGGGGTTGTGTGGGCGTCAAAATATTTTGATGAAAAGCTGTTTGAAAGGGTTACTGGCTTTGACCTGATGATGGCGCTAATGCCAGAGCTTGAAAGACATAAAAAAAGGGTGTTCTTACTTGGTGCAAAGCCTTCAGTTGCTGAAAAGGCAAAAGAAAATCTTTTAAAGACTTTTAAAAACTTAAGTATCTGTGGTACACACCATGGTTATTTTTCACAAGAGGAAAACGAAAAGGTGATAGAGCTTATAAACTCCTCAAAAGCAGATGTAGTCTTTGTTGCAATGGGCATGAAAAAGCAAGAAGAGTGGATTTACAAAAATAAAAAGAAGCTAAATTGCAAGCTCATTATGGGCGTTGGTGGAAGTTTGGATGTACTATCAGGTGAGGTCAAAAGAGCGCCAAGGATTTTCCAAAAACTTGGACTTGAGTGGTTTTATAGACTAATTACCCAGCCCTGGAGATTCAAAAGAATGCTGGCACTTCCCAAGTTTGTATTTGTTGTTTTGAAAACTAAACTATTTGGGGGAAGATAG